In Coregonus clupeaformis isolate EN_2021a chromosome 15, ASM2061545v1, whole genome shotgun sequence, one genomic interval encodes:
- the LOC121582824 gene encoding LOW QUALITY PROTEIN: disabled homolog 2 (The sequence of the model RefSeq protein was modified relative to this genomic sequence to represent the inferred CDS: inserted 1 base in 1 codon) yields the protein MSTEVESSAPVVPADPSSTPAPTTSSTTSPPTTPSTAPAKTPFKKEKKKAPEKTDEYLLSRFQGDGVRYKAKLIGIDDVPEARGDKMSQDSMMKLKGMAVASRSQGKHKQRIWVNISMSGIKIIDEKTGVIEHEHIVNKISFIARDVTDNRAFGYVCGAEGQHQFFAIKTGQQAEPLVIDLKDLFQVIFNMKKKSEASQKGESNNAVAENGGDALLSIDGQAGTAKEVQQLNLFGDMSTPPDIHSPTETNDILLLDLSAEVDSNQNCIKGNPFTSGTPNPWGTPRTENPFSSTFGFFPTPDTDPFSNDPLAQLAPPHSLISAPSTNHNQESSVHFLGRPIRNGVGLNGDSDNFGQQLNGLSNKNMILALSNGQWPLGGGMTEESRVPVPVQNGLGPVPSPQNPFLDISGKSPLLCNGVMFDPQPTAAVGPSKDSSVVLSPPPQNTKAGRGRRSAKSPPANDLFGADPFAAPSQPDCSSASDDLFNSPTTTSPITALGALQLGPPSVTIHGTAPPPWGVPAPGPSMFTMPGGVTLPNLQTTFPQPSAXGALPIPPAPWGQQAPSTYGAQPVTQAWGQPAPAGPMVAPGWGQPPMANPFQPGPFAMMGGPPQGMPQGPPRPPPRPPVKEATAKVEPSAFTALDPLGGEKEKKSGKDMFKDFQIAKPPAIPARKGEQTPGAAPSTNGDGAFAQYFSSKVGMLQEVADHDDFEIQSQMSAVANDPPKSAPQQAAPIMSPAAAPGPGLLDAFAPTPAPGLAPAAATGLNQSLFDDTFGTATPNAFGAPLLAMNTPVAQTTGGSDPFGDPFGNPFA from the exons ATGTCTACTGAAGTGGAGAGCAGTGCACCCGTAGTCCCGGCCGACCCCTCCAGCACCCCCGCCCCCACCACATCTTCTACAACCAGCCCTCCCACCACACCCTCCACCGCACCAGCCAAGACCCCCtttaagaaagagaagaagaaag CTCCAGAGAAGACTGATGAGTACCTGCTGTCCAGGTTCCAGGGTGATGGTGTGAGGTACAAGGCCAAGCTGATCGGCATCGATGATGTCCCAGAGGCCCGAGGGGACAAGATGAGCCAGGACTCGATGATGAAACTCAAG GGCATGGCAGTAGCTTCTCGGTCCCAGGGCAAACACAAGCAAAGGATCTGGGTCAACATATCCATGTCAGGCATCAAGATCATTGATGAGAAAACAGGG GTGATAGAACACGAGCACATAGTGAACAAGATCTCATTCATCGCCAGAGATGTAACGGATAACAGGGCCTTCGGCTACGTGTGTGGGGCCGAGGGACAGCACCAGTTCTTCGCCATAAAGACTGGCCAGCAG GCAGAGCCCCTGGTCATTGACCTTAAGGATCTATTCCAGGTCATCTTCAACATGAAGAAGAAGTCAGAGGCCTCACAGAAG GGTGAGAGTAATAATGCAGTAGCTGAG AATGGTGGTGATGCCTTGCTCAGTATCGATGGCCAGGCAGGCACTGCCAAA GAGGTGCAACAGCTGAATTTGTTTGGAGACATGTCCACCCCTCCAGACATCCACTCTCCTACA GAGACTAATGATATTCTATTGCTGGATCTGTCCGCCGAGGTTGACAGCAATCAGAACTGTATAAAGGGAAATCCCTTCACTTCCGGTACACCTAACCCTTGGGGCACCCCCCGAACAGAGAACCCCTTCTCCTCCACGTTTGGCTTCTTTCCAACCCCAGACACTGACCCTTTCAGCAATGACCCCCTCGCCCAATTAGCACCCCCCCATTCTCTGATCTCAGCCCCCTCCACCAATCACAACCAAGAAAGCTCTGTTCACTTCTTGGGTAGGCCAATCAGGAACGGTGTTGGTCTTAACGGAGACTCTGACAACTTCGGTCAGCAGTTGAACGGGTTGTCCAATAAGAACATGATCCTGGCTCTCAGTAACGGCCAGTGGCCACTAGGGGGAGGGATGACAGAAGAGAGCAGGGTCCCCGTTCCTGTCCAGAACGGTTTGGGACCTGTGCCCTCACCACAGAACCCCTTTCTGGACATTTCTGGGAAAAGCCCACTCCTTTGTAACGGTGTGATGTTTGATCCACAACCCACTGCCGCTGTGGGTCCTAGCAAGGACAGTTCGGTTGTGTTAAGCCCCCCTCCACAGAACACTAAGGCTGGACGAGGTCGGAGGAGTGCCAAG TCTCCTCCTGCCAATGACCTGTTTGGGGCCGACCCATTTGCTGCTCCCAGTCAGCCTGACTGCTCATCTGCCTCCGATGACCTCTTCAACAGTCCGACCACCACCTCCCCCATAACAGCTCTGG gaGCATTGCAGTTGGGTCCCCCTTCAGTCACCATTCATGGGACAGCCCCACCACCGTGGGGAGTCCCAGCACCAGGCCCTTCGATGTTCACAATGCCAGGAGGGGTAACACTCCCCAACCTCCAGACCACCTTCCCCCAGCCATCCG TCGGTGCCCTGCCCATACCCCCGGCCCCCTGGGGCCAGCAGGCTCCATCCACGTATGGGGCCCAGCCGGTCACCCAGGCTTGGGGACAGCCTGCTCCTGCAGGGCCCATGGTTGCACCTGGCTGGGGCCAGCCTCCCATGGCTAACCCCTTCCAACCCGGCCCCTTTGCCATGATGGGAGGCCCTCCACAGGGTATGCCACAAGGTCCACCTCGGCCCCCACCCCGGCCGCCAGTCAAGGAGGCTACAGCTAAGGTGGAACCGAGTGCCTTCACGGCTCTGGACCCCctgggaggggagaaggagaagaagagtgGGAAGGACATGTTCAAGGACTTCCAGATTGCCAAGCCTCCAGCCATCCCGGCCAGGAAGGGGGAGCAGACACCTGGGGCCGCCCCCAGCACTAATGGGGATGGAGCATTTGCCCAGTACTTCTCCAGCAAAGTGGGCATGCTCCAGGAGGTTGCGGATCACGACGACTTTGAAATTCAAAGTCAAATGTCAGCGGTTGCCAATG ACCCACCCAAATCGGCCCCACAGCAAGCTGCTCCCATCATGTCTCCTGCAGCGGCCCCCGGTCCAGGGCTCCTGGATGCCTTTGCCCCAACTCCAGCCCCAGGCCTggctccagcagcagcaacaggtcTCAACCAGAGCCTATTTGATGACACATTTGGCACTGCAACTCCTAATGCCTTTGGAGCACCACTTCTAGCAATG AACACTCCTGTTGCCCAGACCACTGGTGGCTCGGATCCCTTCGGAGACCCCTTTGGAAACCCCTTTGCCTAA